The Lactuca sativa cultivar Salinas chromosome 2, Lsat_Salinas_v11, whole genome shotgun sequence genome includes a window with the following:
- the LOC111899896 gene encoding uncharacterized protein LOC111899896 produces the protein MVHKHAFEALDRSSKDVLRSENSTESNIPFGGKVIVFGGDFRQILHVIPGGSRQNIVNASLSSSYLWQHCKIHKLTKNMRLTVGRDQSVVEKIRDFAEWLLDIGEGKLGGQNDGETVIDISDDILISDPNDPIGSLIEFVYPSILDNYNNTSYFQERAILAPKNEAVQEINDRLLLKFPGDEVEYLSSDSVCQSEFVHDQFDADLYSPDVLNGLKVSGLPNHKLVLKIGVPVMLLRNIDQKNGLCNGTRLQVISLGKRVIEARTYLIWN, from the coding sequence ATGGTCCATAAGCATGCATTTGAAGCTTTAGATCGAAGTTCAAAAGATGTATTGAGGTCTGAAAATTCTACCGAGTCGAATATTCCATTTGGAGGGAAAGTTATTGTTTTTGGAGGAGATTTCAGACAAATTTTGCATGTTATTCCGGGTGGCAGCAGACAAAACATTGTTAATGCTTCTTTAAGCTCTTCATATTTATGGCAACATTGCAAAATCCACAAGTTAACAAAAAACATGAGGCTAACGGTTGGAAGGGATCAGTCTGTTGTAGAAAAAATAAGAGATTTTGCAGAATGGCTATTGGATATAGGAGAAGGCAAACTTGGTGGTCAGAATGACGGCGAAACGGTTATTGATATTTCGGATGATATTCTCATTAGTGATCCAAATGATCCTATAGGTTCATTAATTGAGTTTGTATATCCTTCGATTTTGGATAATTACAacaatacaagttattttcaagAAAGAGCAATACTAGCTCCAAAGAATGAAGCGGTTCAGGAAATAAATGATCGTTTGCTATTGAAGTTTCCAGGAGATGAGGTTGAATATTTAAGTTCAGATAGTGTATGCCAATCTGAATTTGTCCATGATCAGTTTGATGCAGATTTATACTCACCGGATGTTTTAAATGGTCTCAAAGTTTCGGGTCTACCAAATCATAAGTTAGTTTTAAAAATCGGTGTTCCGGTTATGTTACTAAGAAATATTGATCAAAAAAATGGCTTATGTAATGGAACAAGACTCCAAGTGATATCATTGGGCAAACGTGTTATCGAGGCACGTACATATCTTATCTGGAACTAA